In the Cololabis saira isolate AMF1-May2022 chromosome 7, fColSai1.1, whole genome shotgun sequence genome, one interval contains:
- the bbs12 gene encoding Bardet-Biedl syndrome 12 protein, with amino-acid sequence MLESGVANCQQHVGLQKLSTLARMLHSSLGPNKRYKFIQDESSGESALACSCFRIIQNLEPTCAVGQLVYETVQAQQKVYHTGSGCLLFLAGAWSRVALDCLQKGISVTHIISAMTEGMEICMDVCRKSVISIQDLAARSPGRRTTTTPAPGPQLPEKPFTETAAVDQKTLDISGKRKVKLSRHFCENKSDVILNGQQLHHPEHPDMERIAEALSHGCDNTMKLAVEAVHMQSQSTGRDLSCPSFDITRLVTCVLPCLSEDHACVVQGCVVLLSDDQAPVAHLLKERPLNVVLIQGDLSQSYRHLGFKKPAGVQRVSNQLDLSSREDEWVEKVMELLSELGVNLILVTGFASESVIRRCCRRHILVVEKFSSSVLRTFASSTGAVPVTYATQLNERCVGVGGLRVGIWRDLSSYDRKSLTAVNISTGGKNIGLVTVILTSCVHGKLQALEDQFWACAYRLHHALTDKALLPGAGGTEILCIHHLQKRAEHHRKNGGDSGERTKTGTASNLYGGVVLQLMADSFLDYVTTVTVNTGRLSGVEARTAVSQQLQNFSGCREFASAFSRLVLEGDKEAATVFSAIKPDETPTAEIWDNLSVKQEAWRKALDLVFLVLQTDAEVITGVGQKTEENLMLL; translated from the coding sequence ATGCTGGAGAGCGGCGTTGCAAACTGTCAGCAACATGTGGGACTGCAGAAACTCTCCACATTGGCACGGATGTTACATTCCTCTCTGGGCCCCAACAAAAGGTACAAGTTTATCCAGGACGAGAGCAGCGGGGAGTCGGCTCTTGCCTGCTCGTGTTTTCGGATCATTCAGAACCTGGAGCCTACGTGCGCGGTGGGTCAGCTGGTGTACGAGACCGTCCAGGCCCAGCAGAAGGTTTACCACACGGGGTCGGGATGCCTGCTGTTTCTGGCGGGAGCCTGGAGCCGCGTCGCTCTGGACTGTCTCCAGAAAGGGATTTCAGTTACCCACATTATCTCAGCCATGACCGAAGGGATGGAAATATGCATGGATGTTTGCAGGAAGTCTGTTATTTCAATCCAGGATCTTGCTGCGAGGTCCCCGGGGAGACGTACCACAACCACTCCTGCTCCAGGACCCCAGCTACCAGAGAAACCCTTCACCGAGACAGCAGCGGTCGATCAAAAGACCCTGGATATCAGTGGAAAAAGGAAGGTGAAGCTCAGCAGACATTTTTGTGAGAACAAGTCTGACGTGATCTTGAACGGACAACAGCTTCATCATCCCGAGCATCCGGACATGGAGCGCATCGCTGAAGCTCTGAGTCACGGTTGTGATAACACCATGAAATTAGCAGTCGAAGCCGTTCACATGCAGTCACAAAGTACCGGACGAGATCTCAGCTGCCCCTCGTTTGACATCACCAGACTCGTGACTTGTGTGCTTCCTTGCTTATCGGAGGATCACGCTTGTGTCGTCCAGGGCTGCGTCGTTCTCTTATCCGACGATCAGGCCCCAGTTGCTCATCTGTTGAAAGAACGGCCCCTAAATGTGGTTCTAATTCAAGGAGATTTATCGCAAAGCTATCGCCATCTGGGCTTCAAAAAGCCAGCAGGTGTGCAGCGTGTGAGTAATCAGTTGGATTTGTCCAGCAGAGAGGATGAGTGGGTGGAAAAGGTGATGGAACTCCTCTCGGAGCTGGGGGTGAACCTGATTCTCGTCACCGGCTTCGCCAGCGAGAGCGTGATTCGACGTTGTTGCAGACGTCACATACTCGTGGTGGAAAAATTCAGCTCTTCCGTTTTGAGGACTTTCGCTTCTTCGACCGGAGCCGTTCCGGTGACTTACGCCACGCAGTTGAACGAGCGCTGCGTTGGCGTCGGCGGCTTGCGGGTCGGGATATGGAGGGATCTCAGCAGCTATGACCGGAAGTCTTTAACAGCTGTTAATATTTCCACCGGCGGTAAAAACATCGGACTGGTCACGGTAATCCTCACGAGCTGCGTACACGGCAAGCTGCAGGCGCTTGAGGATCAGTTCTGGGCCTGTGCCTACCGTCTGCATCACGCGCTGACGGACAAAGCCCTCCTGCCGGGGGCCGGCGGGACAGAAATACTATGTATTCATCATTTACAAAAGCGAGCCGAGCATCACAGAAAAAACGGCGGCGACTCGGGGGAACGGACTAAAACCGGGACGGCGTCTAACCTCTACGGAGGTGTTGTGTTGCAGCTCATGGCAGATAGTTTCTTAGATTATGTAACCACGGTAACGGTCAACACTGGCAGGCTGTCGGGGGTCGAGGCCAGGACCGCCGTGAGCCAACAACTGCAGAACTTCAGCGGATGTCGAGAGTTTGCATCAGCGTTCTCACGTCTCGTCTTGGAGGGCGACAAAGAAGCTGCCACAGTTTTTTCAGCAATAAAACCAGACGAGACTCCGACAGCGGAAATCTGGGATAATCTCAGTGTGAAGCAGGAAGCATGGAGAAAAGCATTAGATCTTGTTTTTCTGGTCCTGCAGACGGATGCAGAAGTTATCACCGGCGTGGGCCAAAAGACTGAGGAAAATTTGATGCTGCTGTGA